A single genomic interval of Oncorhynchus mykiss isolate Arlee chromosome 13, USDA_OmykA_1.1, whole genome shotgun sequence harbors:
- the LOC110486914 gene encoding far upstream element-binding protein 2 isoform X4, translated as MSEYSSVPAPGAGAPLGGHLAIGNGGGIKKDAFADAVQRARQIAAKIGECAGVAPMNNINAPDVFPFTAQKRQLEDPDQPESKKMAPQSDVDSATALSIGAQLAALAQQSARLTTTSEEYSVPDGMVGLIIGRGGEQINKIQQESGCKVQIASDSGGLPERSVSLTGSPDSIQKAKILLDEIVSRGRGTPPSSFHEATNGQSGSGQEMMIPAGKAGLIIGKGGETIKQLQERAGVKMILIQDASQGPNMDKPLRIIGEPYKVEQAMELVQEILRERDQPGFGDRNEYGSRMGGGGGAMDVPVPRHSVGVVIGRNGEMIKKIQNDAGVRIQFKPDDGTGPDKMAHIMGPPDCCDNAAQIIQELLQSIRVREEGPPGPPGMSPSGGGRGRSRGDQGSWGPPGGGGGEMTFSIPAHKCGLVIGRGGENIKAINQQTGAFVEISRQLPPNGDPNFKLFVIRGSPQQIDHAKQLIEDKIEGPLCPVCPGPGGPGPMGPYNPGPYNPGPPGAPGPHGGLHGYPPQGWGNTYQQWQPQVTHDPSR; from the exons ATGTCGGAGTACAGCTCGGTACCGGCACCCGGGGCTGGAGCTCCTCTCGGCGGACATCTAGCTATCGGTAACGGTGGTGGAATAAAAAAAGATGCCTTTGCAGACGCGGTACAACGGGCCCGGCAG ATTGCTGCCAAGATTGGTGAATGTGCAGGGGTAGCCCCTATGAACAACATCAATGCACCAGACGTCTTTCCCTTCACAGCACAGAAACGACAGCTGGAGgacccag ATCAACCTGAGAGCAAGAAAATGGCTCCACAGAGTGATGTGGACTCAGCCACAGCTCTCT CTATCGGAGCCCAACTGGCAGCACTGGCCCAGCAGAG TGCCAGGCTCACAACCACCTCAGAGGAGTACAGTGTTCCTGATGGAATGGTGGGACTCA tcatTGGCCGGGGCGGAGAACAGATCAACAAGATCCAGCAGGAATCAGGCTGCAAGGTTCAGATAGCCTCAG ACAGTGGAGGTTTACCAGAGAGGAGTGTCTCTCTCACAGGGTCCCCAGACTCCATACA GAAAGCCAAGATTTTATTGGATGAGATTGTGTCTCGGGGGAGGGGCACGCCCCCCTCATCCTTCCACGAGGCGACCAATGGACAGAGTGGCTCAGGGCAGGAGATGATGATTCCCGCAGGCAAGGCTGGCCTCATCATCGGCAAGGGAGGGGAGACCATCAAACAGCTACAG GAGCGAGCAGGAGTGAAGATGATCCTGATTCAGGACGCGTCTCAGGGACCCAACATGGACAAGCCCCTGCGCATCATCGGGGAGCCATACAAAGTGGAG CAAGCCATGGAGTTGGTGCAGGAGATACTGAGGGAGAGGGATCAGCCTGGCTTCGGAGACAGGAACGAATATGGCTCCCGCatggggggaggtgggggagcCATGGAC GTTCCAGTGCCACGACACTCTGTCGGGGTGGTGATTGGTCGCAACGGGGAGATGATCAAGAAGATTCAGAACGACGCAGGAGTTAGGATACAGTTTAAACCAG ATGATGGCACAGGTCCTGATAAGATGGCCCACATCATGGGCCCACCAGACTGCTGTGACAATGCTGCCCAGATCATCCAGGAGCTACTGCAGAGCATCAGGGTCAGAGAGGAG GGTCCTCCCGGGCCTCCAGGCATGTCCCCGAGTGGTGGCGGCAGGGGCCGCAGCAGAGGGGACCAGGGGAGCTGGGGTCCccctggtggtggaggaggggagatgactTTCTCCATTCCGGCCCACAAGTGTGGCCTGGTGATCGGACGGGGCGGGGAGAACATCAAGGCCATCAACCAGCAGACTGGGGCCTTTGTGGAGATCTCCCGCCAGCTGCCCCCCAACGGGGACCCTAACTTCAAGCTCTTTGTCATTCGAGGCTCTCCGCAGCAGATAGATCACGCCAAGCAGCTCATCGAGGACAAGATCGAG GGTCCCCTCTGCCCTGTTTGTCCAGGTCCTGGCGGACCAGGCCCCATGGGTCCCTATAATCCTGGTCCCTACAACCCAGGACCCCCAGGAGCCCCTGGACCACA TGGAGGTCTTCATGGCTACCCCCCACAGGGCTGGGGCAACACCTACCAGCAGTGGCAGCCCCAAGTAACCCACGACCCCA GCAGATAG
- the LOC110486914 gene encoding far upstream element-binding protein 2 isoform X3, whose protein sequence is MSEYSSVPAPGAGAPLGGHLAIGNGGGIKKDAFADAVQRARQIAAKIGECAGVAPMNNINAPDVFPFTAQKRQLEDPDQPESKKMAPQSDVDSATALSIGAQLAALAQQSARLTTTSEEYSVPDGMVGLIIGRGGEQINKIQQESGCKVQIASDSGGLPERSVSLTGSPDSIQKAKILLDEIVSRGRGTPPSSFHEATNGQSGSGQEMMIPAGKAGLIIGKGGETIKQLQERAGVKMILIQDASQGPNMDKPLRIIGEPYKVEQAMELVQEILRERDQPGFGDRNEYGSRMGGGGGAMDVPVPRHSVGVVIGRNGEMIKKIQNDAGVRIQFKPDDGTGPDKMAHIMGPPDCCDNAAQIIQELLQSIRVREEGPPGPPGMSPSGGGRGRSRGDQGSWGPPGGGGGEMTFSIPAHKCGLVIGRGGENIKAINQQTGAFVEISRQLPPNGDPNFKLFVIRGSPQQIDHAKQLIEDKIEGPLCPVCPGPGGPGPMGPYNPGPYNPGPPGAPGPHGGLHGYPPQGWGNTYQQWQPQVTHDPTQADSRARSAQ, encoded by the exons ATGTCGGAGTACAGCTCGGTACCGGCACCCGGGGCTGGAGCTCCTCTCGGCGGACATCTAGCTATCGGTAACGGTGGTGGAATAAAAAAAGATGCCTTTGCAGACGCGGTACAACGGGCCCGGCAG ATTGCTGCCAAGATTGGTGAATGTGCAGGGGTAGCCCCTATGAACAACATCAATGCACCAGACGTCTTTCCCTTCACAGCACAGAAACGACAGCTGGAGgacccag ATCAACCTGAGAGCAAGAAAATGGCTCCACAGAGTGATGTGGACTCAGCCACAGCTCTCT CTATCGGAGCCCAACTGGCAGCACTGGCCCAGCAGAG TGCCAGGCTCACAACCACCTCAGAGGAGTACAGTGTTCCTGATGGAATGGTGGGACTCA tcatTGGCCGGGGCGGAGAACAGATCAACAAGATCCAGCAGGAATCAGGCTGCAAGGTTCAGATAGCCTCAG ACAGTGGAGGTTTACCAGAGAGGAGTGTCTCTCTCACAGGGTCCCCAGACTCCATACA GAAAGCCAAGATTTTATTGGATGAGATTGTGTCTCGGGGGAGGGGCACGCCCCCCTCATCCTTCCACGAGGCGACCAATGGACAGAGTGGCTCAGGGCAGGAGATGATGATTCCCGCAGGCAAGGCTGGCCTCATCATCGGCAAGGGAGGGGAGACCATCAAACAGCTACAG GAGCGAGCAGGAGTGAAGATGATCCTGATTCAGGACGCGTCTCAGGGACCCAACATGGACAAGCCCCTGCGCATCATCGGGGAGCCATACAAAGTGGAG CAAGCCATGGAGTTGGTGCAGGAGATACTGAGGGAGAGGGATCAGCCTGGCTTCGGAGACAGGAACGAATATGGCTCCCGCatggggggaggtgggggagcCATGGAC GTTCCAGTGCCACGACACTCTGTCGGGGTGGTGATTGGTCGCAACGGGGAGATGATCAAGAAGATTCAGAACGACGCAGGAGTTAGGATACAGTTTAAACCAG ATGATGGCACAGGTCCTGATAAGATGGCCCACATCATGGGCCCACCAGACTGCTGTGACAATGCTGCCCAGATCATCCAGGAGCTACTGCAGAGCATCAGGGTCAGAGAGGAG GGTCCTCCCGGGCCTCCAGGCATGTCCCCGAGTGGTGGCGGCAGGGGCCGCAGCAGAGGGGACCAGGGGAGCTGGGGTCCccctggtggtggaggaggggagatgactTTCTCCATTCCGGCCCACAAGTGTGGCCTGGTGATCGGACGGGGCGGGGAGAACATCAAGGCCATCAACCAGCAGACTGGGGCCTTTGTGGAGATCTCCCGCCAGCTGCCCCCCAACGGGGACCCTAACTTCAAGCTCTTTGTCATTCGAGGCTCTCCGCAGCAGATAGATCACGCCAAGCAGCTCATCGAGGACAAGATCGAG GGTCCCCTCTGCCCTGTTTGTCCAGGTCCTGGCGGACCAGGCCCCATGGGTCCCTATAATCCTGGTCCCTACAACCCAGGACCCCCAGGAGCCCCTGGACCACA TGGAGGTCTTCATGGCTACCCCCCACAGGGCTGGGGCAACACCTACCAGCAGTGGCAGCCCCAAGTAACCCACGACCCCA CACAGGCAGATAGCAGGGCACGCTCAGCCCAATGA
- the LOC110486914 gene encoding far upstream element-binding protein 2 isoform X1, giving the protein MSEYSSVPAPGAGAPLGGHLAIGNGGGIKKDAFADAVQRARQIAAKIGECAGVAPMNNINAPDVFPFTAQKRQLEDPDQPESKKMAPQSDVDSATALSIGAQLAALAQQSARLTTTSEEYSVPDGMVGLIIGRGGEQINKIQQESGCKVQIASDSGGLPERSVSLTGSPDSIQKAKILLDEIVSRGRGTPPSSFHEATNGQSGSGQEMMIPAGKAGLIIGKGGETIKQLQERAGVKMILIQDASQGPNMDKPLRIIGEPYKVEQAMELVQEILRERDQPGFGDRNEYGSRMGGGGGAMDVPVPRHSVGVVIGRNGEMIKKIQNDAGVRIQFKPDDGTGPDKMAHIMGPPDCCDNAAQIIQELLQSIRVREEGPPGPPGMSPSGGGRGRSRGDQGSWGPPGGGGGEMTFSIPAHKCGLVIGRGGENIKAINQQTGAFVEISRQLPPNGDPNFKLFVIRGSPQQIDHAKQLIEDKIEGPLCPVCPGPGGPGPMGPYNPGPYNPGPPGAPGPHGGLHGYPPQGWGNTYQQWQPQVTHDPSKAAGAADPNAAWAAYYGQYYQGGQPGGAGPSQPPTNPTAGGPAPGDQPQASQTPGGQPDYTKAWEEYYKKMGVAQAGGSAAGPGAAGAPAAPGGGQQDYSAAWAEYYRQQAAYYGQTGQAPGQPATPQQGQQTQ; this is encoded by the exons ATGTCGGAGTACAGCTCGGTACCGGCACCCGGGGCTGGAGCTCCTCTCGGCGGACATCTAGCTATCGGTAACGGTGGTGGAATAAAAAAAGATGCCTTTGCAGACGCGGTACAACGGGCCCGGCAG ATTGCTGCCAAGATTGGTGAATGTGCAGGGGTAGCCCCTATGAACAACATCAATGCACCAGACGTCTTTCCCTTCACAGCACAGAAACGACAGCTGGAGgacccag ATCAACCTGAGAGCAAGAAAATGGCTCCACAGAGTGATGTGGACTCAGCCACAGCTCTCT CTATCGGAGCCCAACTGGCAGCACTGGCCCAGCAGAG TGCCAGGCTCACAACCACCTCAGAGGAGTACAGTGTTCCTGATGGAATGGTGGGACTCA tcatTGGCCGGGGCGGAGAACAGATCAACAAGATCCAGCAGGAATCAGGCTGCAAGGTTCAGATAGCCTCAG ACAGTGGAGGTTTACCAGAGAGGAGTGTCTCTCTCACAGGGTCCCCAGACTCCATACA GAAAGCCAAGATTTTATTGGATGAGATTGTGTCTCGGGGGAGGGGCACGCCCCCCTCATCCTTCCACGAGGCGACCAATGGACAGAGTGGCTCAGGGCAGGAGATGATGATTCCCGCAGGCAAGGCTGGCCTCATCATCGGCAAGGGAGGGGAGACCATCAAACAGCTACAG GAGCGAGCAGGAGTGAAGATGATCCTGATTCAGGACGCGTCTCAGGGACCCAACATGGACAAGCCCCTGCGCATCATCGGGGAGCCATACAAAGTGGAG CAAGCCATGGAGTTGGTGCAGGAGATACTGAGGGAGAGGGATCAGCCTGGCTTCGGAGACAGGAACGAATATGGCTCCCGCatggggggaggtgggggagcCATGGAC GTTCCAGTGCCACGACACTCTGTCGGGGTGGTGATTGGTCGCAACGGGGAGATGATCAAGAAGATTCAGAACGACGCAGGAGTTAGGATACAGTTTAAACCAG ATGATGGCACAGGTCCTGATAAGATGGCCCACATCATGGGCCCACCAGACTGCTGTGACAATGCTGCCCAGATCATCCAGGAGCTACTGCAGAGCATCAGGGTCAGAGAGGAG GGTCCTCCCGGGCCTCCAGGCATGTCCCCGAGTGGTGGCGGCAGGGGCCGCAGCAGAGGGGACCAGGGGAGCTGGGGTCCccctggtggtggaggaggggagatgactTTCTCCATTCCGGCCCACAAGTGTGGCCTGGTGATCGGACGGGGCGGGGAGAACATCAAGGCCATCAACCAGCAGACTGGGGCCTTTGTGGAGATCTCCCGCCAGCTGCCCCCCAACGGGGACCCTAACTTCAAGCTCTTTGTCATTCGAGGCTCTCCGCAGCAGATAGATCACGCCAAGCAGCTCATCGAGGACAAGATCGAG GGTCCCCTCTGCCCTGTTTGTCCAGGTCCTGGCGGACCAGGCCCCATGGGTCCCTATAATCCTGGTCCCTACAACCCAGGACCCCCAGGAGCCCCTGGACCACA TGGAGGTCTTCATGGCTACCCCCCACAGGGCTGGGGCAACACCTACCAGCAGTGGCAGCCCCAAGTAACCCACGACCCCA GCAAGGCAGCCGGTGCCGCGGACCCTAACGCAGCCTGGGCAGCCTATTATGGCCAGTACTACCAGGGAGGGCAGCCAGGGGGAGCAGGGCCCAGCCAGCCCCCCACCAACCCCACCGCTGGTGGCCCAGCACCTGGAGACCAGCCCCAGGCCAGCCAGACCCCTGGGGGCCAGCCTGACTACACCAAGGCCTGGGAAGAATACTACAAGAAGATGGGTGTTG CCCAGGCAGGAGGCTCTGCAGCAGGGCCAGGAGCAGCAGGTGCCCCAGCAGCCCCAGGTGGAGGCCAGCAGGACTACAGTGCAGCCTGGGCAGAGTACTACAGGCAGCAGGCTGCTTACTACGGCCAAACAGGACAGGCCCCAGGACAGCCTGCTACCCCTCAGCAAGGCCAGCAG ACACAGTGA
- the LOC110486914 gene encoding far upstream element-binding protein 2 isoform X2, with the protein MRIAAKIGECAGVAPMNNINAPDVFPFTAQKRQLEDPDQPESKKMAPQSDVDSATALSIGAQLAALAQQSARLTTTSEEYSVPDGMVGLIIGRGGEQINKIQQESGCKVQIASDSGGLPERSVSLTGSPDSIQKAKILLDEIVSRGRGTPPSSFHEATNGQSGSGQEMMIPAGKAGLIIGKGGETIKQLQERAGVKMILIQDASQGPNMDKPLRIIGEPYKVEQAMELVQEILRERDQPGFGDRNEYGSRMGGGGGAMDVPVPRHSVGVVIGRNGEMIKKIQNDAGVRIQFKPDDGTGPDKMAHIMGPPDCCDNAAQIIQELLQSIRVREEGPPGPPGMSPSGGGRGRSRGDQGSWGPPGGGGGEMTFSIPAHKCGLVIGRGGENIKAINQQTGAFVEISRQLPPNGDPNFKLFVIRGSPQQIDHAKQLIEDKIEGPLCPVCPGPGGPGPMGPYNPGPYNPGPPGAPGPHGGLHGYPPQGWGNTYQQWQPQVTHDPSKAAGAADPNAAWAAYYGQYYQGGQPGGAGPSQPPTNPTAGGPAPGDQPQASQTPGGQPDYTKAWEEYYKKMGVAQAGGSAAGPGAAGAPAAPGGGQQDYSAAWAEYYRQQAAYYGQTGQAPGQPATPQQGQQTQ; encoded by the exons ATGCGC ATTGCTGCCAAGATTGGTGAATGTGCAGGGGTAGCCCCTATGAACAACATCAATGCACCAGACGTCTTTCCCTTCACAGCACAGAAACGACAGCTGGAGgacccag ATCAACCTGAGAGCAAGAAAATGGCTCCACAGAGTGATGTGGACTCAGCCACAGCTCTCT CTATCGGAGCCCAACTGGCAGCACTGGCCCAGCAGAG TGCCAGGCTCACAACCACCTCAGAGGAGTACAGTGTTCCTGATGGAATGGTGGGACTCA tcatTGGCCGGGGCGGAGAACAGATCAACAAGATCCAGCAGGAATCAGGCTGCAAGGTTCAGATAGCCTCAG ACAGTGGAGGTTTACCAGAGAGGAGTGTCTCTCTCACAGGGTCCCCAGACTCCATACA GAAAGCCAAGATTTTATTGGATGAGATTGTGTCTCGGGGGAGGGGCACGCCCCCCTCATCCTTCCACGAGGCGACCAATGGACAGAGTGGCTCAGGGCAGGAGATGATGATTCCCGCAGGCAAGGCTGGCCTCATCATCGGCAAGGGAGGGGAGACCATCAAACAGCTACAG GAGCGAGCAGGAGTGAAGATGATCCTGATTCAGGACGCGTCTCAGGGACCCAACATGGACAAGCCCCTGCGCATCATCGGGGAGCCATACAAAGTGGAG CAAGCCATGGAGTTGGTGCAGGAGATACTGAGGGAGAGGGATCAGCCTGGCTTCGGAGACAGGAACGAATATGGCTCCCGCatggggggaggtgggggagcCATGGAC GTTCCAGTGCCACGACACTCTGTCGGGGTGGTGATTGGTCGCAACGGGGAGATGATCAAGAAGATTCAGAACGACGCAGGAGTTAGGATACAGTTTAAACCAG ATGATGGCACAGGTCCTGATAAGATGGCCCACATCATGGGCCCACCAGACTGCTGTGACAATGCTGCCCAGATCATCCAGGAGCTACTGCAGAGCATCAGGGTCAGAGAGGAG GGTCCTCCCGGGCCTCCAGGCATGTCCCCGAGTGGTGGCGGCAGGGGCCGCAGCAGAGGGGACCAGGGGAGCTGGGGTCCccctggtggtggaggaggggagatgactTTCTCCATTCCGGCCCACAAGTGTGGCCTGGTGATCGGACGGGGCGGGGAGAACATCAAGGCCATCAACCAGCAGACTGGGGCCTTTGTGGAGATCTCCCGCCAGCTGCCCCCCAACGGGGACCCTAACTTCAAGCTCTTTGTCATTCGAGGCTCTCCGCAGCAGATAGATCACGCCAAGCAGCTCATCGAGGACAAGATCGAG GGTCCCCTCTGCCCTGTTTGTCCAGGTCCTGGCGGACCAGGCCCCATGGGTCCCTATAATCCTGGTCCCTACAACCCAGGACCCCCAGGAGCCCCTGGACCACA TGGAGGTCTTCATGGCTACCCCCCACAGGGCTGGGGCAACACCTACCAGCAGTGGCAGCCCCAAGTAACCCACGACCCCA GCAAGGCAGCCGGTGCCGCGGACCCTAACGCAGCCTGGGCAGCCTATTATGGCCAGTACTACCAGGGAGGGCAGCCAGGGGGAGCAGGGCCCAGCCAGCCCCCCACCAACCCCACCGCTGGTGGCCCAGCACCTGGAGACCAGCCCCAGGCCAGCCAGACCCCTGGGGGCCAGCCTGACTACACCAAGGCCTGGGAAGAATACTACAAGAAGATGGGTGTTG CCCAGGCAGGAGGCTCTGCAGCAGGGCCAGGAGCAGCAGGTGCCCCAGCAGCCCCAGGTGGAGGCCAGCAGGACTACAGTGCAGCCTGGGCAGAGTACTACAGGCAGCAGGCTGCTTACTACGGCCAAACAGGACAGGCCCCAGGACAGCCTGCTACCCCTCAGCAAGGCCAGCAG ACACAGTGA